A part of Aegilops tauschii subsp. strangulata cultivar AL8/78 chromosome 2, Aet v6.0, whole genome shotgun sequence genomic DNA contains:
- the LOC109757966 gene encoding 1-Cys peroxiredoxin PER1: MPGLTIGDTVPNLELDSTHGKIRIHDYVGNGYVILFSHPGDFTPVCTTELAAMANYAKEFEKRGVKLLGISCDDVQSHKEWTKDIEAYKPGSRVTYPIMADPDRSAIKQLNMVDPDEKDGQGQLPSRTLHIVGPDKVVKLSFLYPSCTGRNMDEVVRAVDSLLTAAKHKVATPANWKPGECVVIAPGVSDEEAKKMFPQGFETADLPSKKGYLRFTKV, translated from the exons ATGCCGGGCCTCACCATCGGCGACACCGTCCCCAACCTGGAGCTGGACTCCACCCATGGCAAGATCCGCATCCACGACTACGTCGGCAACGGCTACGTCATCCTCTTCTCCCACCCCG GTGATTTCACCCCGGTGTGCACGACGGAGCTGGCGGCCATGGCCAACTACGCCAAGGAGTTCGAGAAGCGGGGCGTGAAGCTGCTCGGCATCTCCTGCGACGACGTGCAGTCCCACAAGGAGTGGACCAAGGACATCGAGGCCTACAAG CCTGGGAGCAGGGTGACGTACCCGATCATGGCGGACCCGGACCGCTCCGCCATCAAGCAGCTCAACATGGTCGACCCGGACGAGAAGGACGGCCAGGGGCAGCTGCCGTCCCGCACCCTGCACATCGTGGGGCCGGACAAGGTGGTGAAGCTGAGCTTCCTGTACCCGTCGTGCACGGGGCGGAACATGGACGAGGTGGTGCGGGCCGTGGACTCGCTGCTGACGGCGGCCAAGCACAAGGTGGCCACCCCGGCCAACTGGAAGCCCGGGGAGTGCGTGGTGATCGCGCCCGGCGTCTCCGacgaggaggccaagaagatGTTCCCGCAGGGGTTCGAGACCGCCGACCTGCCCTCCAAGAAGGGGTACCTCCGCTTCACCAAGGTCTAG